CACGGGGAGGCGCAGGGGCAGCATCTGTatcatagaaataaaataagcatgtaGAGCGGCGATAACAAAGAAACGGAGTCTTAAAAACGGGCGGGCCTCGGCAGCGCGGACGGTGGTCAGATGCAACGGGCTGGTAAACAATTAAACGCCTTTTTAATTCAGTGGCTATTAAAGAGTCACCATGTTAGTATTAAAGTGTAAAGAATTCTCTTGGTCGCTACTGAAGTAGACGGCTGTGTCACGTGATACCTGTTACTTTTCACAGCACTAGTCAAGGTTGACTGAATTCGAAATAGCAGAcgtttatatgtttataaaccAGAAACAGCAGTCATAGAGTAGCATGCTATTAAGCTATTCCCAACTCATCTGAAAacgaattttttttattcttcagcGGAGAATTTGATTCAGTCGGGTATCAACGAGAGCAAACGCTGCTTTATACCTGTTACTTTTCTCCGCGCTTGTCAGAATGGACCAATCACCGTCGCCGGGGCgcacttaaatattattttgaaataataattttatggacGTAGCTACGGCCgatttgcattttcaatattaATTCACGAAAGTATAAGACTTAAAAAGTTTAGACAGGTTAGcacaaaaatgtcataaaatgttcTGAAATCTAAATGCGTCTCAATAGTGAATTGGCTTTCTGGGCCTCCAAGCGCCCCCTAGATGAATAACCAGGTTTCGTCTCGTATTAACAGTAACCGAGCAGCACTGTCAGCTCAAGCATCTGTAACAGGGGAGGGCACGGGGAACATTCTTTACTCCAAGCATAGTGTATGGCATCAAAGCACCTCGTAGGGACTATCTGTGGCATCGTAGCGCATACTCATTTTTGCTGTGATACGGACACGGGAGATACTGACAAGGGATGAATTCTCTTCCACCCCGTGGATGCGCCCTAACCGTGTCCAATGGATCTCCCCGGCATCAGCAACACGACCGTGGACAACATGTCGGGCTCGGGCTTCATTTTAGAGGTTGTGACCATCAAACCCGTTGTAAACAGCCTGAGCACTCAGGCCAGCAACTATACAGCCGCGGGCGAGATGCACCGCGACACTCCGGTGAGGAGTTCGGAGGGGAACTCGGTTCTCCAGGGCATCGCGGTGGCCGCGCAGGCGCTGCTGCTCCTGGCCATCTTCTTACTGTCCAGTCTGGGTAATTCAGCAGTCGTGGTGGTTATAATCAAACACAGGCAGTTGAGAACGGTCACTAACGCGTTCATCATGTCCCTGTCGCTCTCGGATTTCCTCACGGCCGTTCTTTGTTTACCCTTCTCCTTCATGATGCTCTTCAGCAAGGATGGCAAGTGGATGTTCGGGGAGCCCTTCTGTATCGCCAACGGCTTCTTCAACACCTGCTTCGGCATCATCTCCACCTTGACCATGACTCTCATCTCATTCGACCGCTATTATGCTATCGTCAGGCAGCCGCAAGCTAAAATCGGTCGGAGGAGAGCTATCCAGCTCCTAGCGGCCGTTTGGTTCTGCGCGGTGGTCTTCTCGTTTCCTTGGTACCTGCTTAGGGAGACCTCCGGGCGCTTGGTGGTGCACAAACAGGGGTTTTACCATTGCATGTACGTGTTCCACTCTGGCACCTCCAGGATGGGTACTGAATACAGTGTAGCTTTAATAGTAGTGTGCTATCTGCTTCCCTTCGCCCTCATGTGCTTCTGCCACTACAACATTTGCAAAACCGTCCGGCTGTCGGAGATCAGGGTGCGGCCGGTGACCACTTACGCGCATCTGTTGCGCTTCTACAGCGAGATGCGCACCGCCACCACCGTGCTCATCATGATCGTGTTCAGCATCTTCTGCTGGGGGCCCTACTGCCTGATGGGCATCATCACCGCGCTCGGGAGCTATTCTTTCAATCCTGCTATGGATACTGTGGCCATCTGGATGGCGTGGGCTAACGGTGCCATCAACCCGTTGATTTATGCCATAAGGAACCCGAATATATCCATGCTGCTGGGTCGGAGCAGAGAGGAGGGATACAGGACTAGAAACATAGCCGCGTACCTGTCCACGCAGACGCAGCGCAGGGACGCGATCCGGGACCGGGCGGACCGGATTCGGGATCGGTACGTGAGCCGACACGGCGCAAACAGCCGTCTGTCTTCCTCTAGCCCGGCTAACGGCGGAGATGTGGCTATGTGGGCCTGTAAAAACCCGGCGGTGTTCTTCTGTAGAGATGCGCATCCGGATACGATCACTGAACCGGCGGTGCCCAAAGTTGAGACTGCTGACACCAGTTTGTAATGCGGTCAAAACTTTATGATGATAACGGGAGGTGCTACAGGTGTACAGTGGGACCCAAAATGACTTGGGTcacacttaaaaatacaaaaaaatattttattgcactgGATAACAAAATGTCAAGTCATGCCAACTCAGTGGTAACTCATttgtaacgtgtgtgtgtgtgtgtgtgtgtgtgtgtgtgtgtatatatatatatatatatatatatatatatatatatatatatatatatatatatatataatttaatcacacAGTCTCGTCATGCCAACTCAGTGGTAACTCattttgccacacacacacacacacacacacacacacacacacacacacacacacacacacacacacatatatatatatgtatatatatatatatatatatatatatatatatagttattttatgacatttacatTGTTTGCATATATCAGAGGCTGTTTCTTGATATTTTGCTCACAGTAAACATATAGCCTATTTTATTACACACTCttaatataattttctaattaagttatatttatttagttgttgttgttgttttgtttaataaacatgtttatttacacGAAAAGTGTTTTAGTAAATACTCTGTTAAATAGTTAAGCTTTACATATATAATCATGTTTAATTTGtcgaatttttaatttttattttaatttttttatttatttatttaaaaaaaaattttttattactttttgtagttttttataacaattatttaattagggGTAAAGTCACAATGCAAAAACTGTGTTCTTATGTTGGCTATTTTATTACAGCAATTTCATTTTGCTACAAGTAAAAATTCACCTGTAGAACCTCCCTTTATATTTCAGTAAATCAtgtgcattcaaataaatgcaaataggcCTACTAATCAAAGTTTCATGTCAatcccaaatatttgaatgtacattAACTAACAGCATTATTAcgttatataatgttttatttatttatttatttttaaaaaaacattattttgcctGTTTTTAAAGCTGAAGTATGTAGGCTAATTTCTACGTCTCTAGCGCCACCTAGCAAACTGTAAAAGTGACGCTTTACGAAGAAACAGATAAACCCTGCCCACAACTCACGCTATTAGTCGTGTCAGTATTGTAGTGTACAGACGTGGCCAAAAATTTTgagaatgaaataaatattaattttcccAAAGTCTGCTGCCTCAGTTTTTATGatggcaatttgcatatactccagaaaattatgaagagtgatcagatgaattgcaaaTAATAGCAAAATCCCTCTtcgccatgaaaattaacttaatcccaaaaacatttccactgcatttcagcCTTGCCACAAAAGCACCAGCTGACATCATGTCAGTGCTTCTCTCATTAACACAGGTGAGAGTGTCGATGAGGACAAGGCTAGAGATCACTCTGTCATGCTGATTGAGTTAGAATAACAGACTGGAAGCTTTAAAAGGAGGTtggtgcttgaaatcattgttcttcctctgttaactatggttaCCTGCAAGGAAACACGTGCAGTTACCAATGCTTTGCTCAAAAAGggattcacaggcaaggataatGCTGCTAGATGAATCCCCTTTCCAATTGTTTGGGGCACCTGGAAAAAAACTtgtccagagaagaaaaggtgagcacttccatcagtcctgtgtcatgccaacagcaAAGCATCCTGAAGCCATTCATGTATGGTAGTTGCTTCTCagccaagggagtgggctcagtCACAATTTTGCCTAAGAACACAGctatgaataaagaatggtacaaaAACATCCTCCAAGAGCAACTTCTCCCAACCATCTAAGAACAGTTTGGTGATGAACAATGCCTTTTCCAGCATGCTGAAGCAccttgccataaggcaaaagtgaaaACTAAATGGCTCTgggaacaaaacatcaaaattttgggtccatggccagGAAACTCCCCATACTGTaccttaatcccattgagaacttgtggtcaatccacAAGAgacgggtggacaaacaaaaacccacaaattctgacaaactccaagcaTTGAATATGCATGAATGGGCTGGAATCAGTCAGGatgtggcccagaagttgattgacagCAATGCCATGGCGAACTGCAGAGGTCTTGAAAAAGAAGGGTCAACACTGCAAATACCGAGTCTTTGCATAAACTTATTGTAACTGACAATAGAAGCCTTTGACACATAAAATTCTTGTAATTATACTTCAGTATACcatagtaacatctgacaaaaagatctaaaaacactgaagcagcagactttgtgaaaattaacatttgtgtcattctcaatacttttggccacgactgtaggaTTAGGCTCGCTCTTGACACATTCTTCAGCTTTAAATAGGCCTATAACTAAAAATGTCaaagtataaatgtaaatgaatttaagATGCATTATTATGCATTAGAGTCTCTATTAAGGATTAATGTAATCTTTTGATACCATCAACCTAATGTATATTTGGAATCAAACTCTCCAAGCATGAGTTCATTAGTGTAATGAATCAGCAGATATAGTGCGTAGACTAGTGTGTGTGCAAAGTGCCAAGATGAAAGTCACTCTTGAGCCTAATGCAAATGCTTTACAACACTGTGAATGAAACTAGTTTACAGAAATCTCTCACAAAACCATATTTATGCTGTTCGTCATCTGCTCTGGGGTGTTAACGCTGTTCTGGAATTTTAACAGTGAAACTTACCAGAGGTGAGAGGATTTTATAACTCTTTAATTGAACAATTGGTCATTTAAGAAATAGGGCTAgaactttttcttttcattgtgaATTGTCTTTGCTTGTAGGTTTACACCCTTCACACTTCAGTTTTTTGAATATACAGGCATCCAGAACCATATACCtgctatactgtaataaaaaagacctcaaaatcaaactaaatttaCAGAAAACATCCAATAAAATAGAAATGggttataattttcttttattaaccTGTAAACGGCATACATTTCTGTCAAATAATTGATCATATTTTTGAGGGAAAAACTAGATCTTTTCTTTGAGATTTCGGAAGATGAACATAACAAATACAACCAACAAAGCGCCTTAACCATTGGATGTACTGTAGCATGGTTTGcagaatacagaaataaattaatgttagtaTTTAACTATTTGGAACAATTTCTATATGAACTTTTAATATTTCAGGGTGCCACTTTGGAGCATGAATTGAtcaaattctgaatttatatgaCTGTAGCATGAGACTGCCCTTTATTAGTTTGATGTGAGGGGTTAAACCGCCATTCATGTTTCTAGATATCAGTGCTTTTTAGTcttttatatttgataaaaatctCTTTGGATAGGCTTTTCCTGCAAACATTCATCAGTATTTATA
The sequence above is drawn from the Cyprinus carpio isolate SPL01 chromosome A17, ASM1834038v1, whole genome shotgun sequence genome and encodes:
- the LOC109069248 gene encoding G-protein coupled receptor 135-like, with protein sequence MDLPGISNTTVDNMSGSGFILEVVTIKPVVNSLSTQASNYTAAGEMHRDTPVRSSEGNSVLQGIAVAAQALLLLAIFLLSSLGNSAVVVVIIKHRQLRTVTNAFIMSLSLSDFLTAVLCLPFSFMMLFSKDGKWMFGEPFCIANGFFNTCFGIISTLTMTLISFDRYYAIVRQPQAKIGRRRAIQLLAAVWFCAVVFSFPWYLLRETSGRLVVHKQGFYHCMYVFHSGTSRMGTEYSVALIVVCYLLPFALMCFCHYNICKTVRLSEIRVRPVTTYAHLLRFYSEMRTATTVLIMIVFSIFCWGPYCLMGIITALGSYSFNPAMDTVAIWMAWANGAINPLIYAIRNPNISMLLGRSREEGYRTRNIAAYLSTQTQRRDAIRDRADRIRDRYVSRHGANSRLSSSSPANGGDVAMWACKNPAVFFCRDAHPDTITEPAVPKVETADTSL